ATTTGCTCTGGTACCCCTTGCAATAAATAATCCTCAGCAGGTTTTAGGATCCAGGATGAAGCCATTCATCCACCAAGCCCAGCATAGTCTGACTGTAATGCCAGGGAGTCTCCAAGGGCTTGAATTCAGGGAACACCCTGCATATACAGCAAATACTCTCCCAGTGATTCACAGCCCCATTCCAGGATTGCCTGTGACTTGTTCCACTTGCTAACATCTCCCTTCTCCACCCCTTCTGGATTCAGAGGCACACTTCCCCTGGTTCTCTGCAGTGTGGTCCATGCCACCCATAATTtcacacctgggggggggggcatctgggtGGAGCTGTGCCACAAAGGACATTCCATGCCTGTCtctctaatggctccctgccccaacagAAAGTGCCCAGAACCATGCTGCACTCTTCAACACTGGAGGTTGGGGTCCTTGATGCGATTCCAGAGCTGGAGGGTCTGCTGTGGGCTGCGCCGGTGGACCAAGAGCAGCTTGCTGTGCACACAGGGGTCATCGCGGTCCTTCTCGGCAATGTCAAAGGTCTGAAAGCCGGGGTGGGCCTCAGGGCGGATGCCCAGGGCTTGGAAGCACAGCCCTGTGTAAACATCGTCTATGGGGTAGAAGGCCACATAGCGGGAGATGAGGTGGAGCCAGCGGGCAAGCTGGCCTGAAAAGATGTAGCCCCCGCCGCCCGCATAGGCTGGGTACGGCCCCACGTAGTATGACTCGGGTACATAGTACTTGCTCTTGCGGGCTCGGAACGGCGAGGCAGTTGACATCACCTGGCCTGTGTAGAGCAGCTTGTGGGCATCTAAGGAGCCCAGGTACTCCAAGACCTTGGGGGTGTTAATAAAGACATCGTCGTCCCCCTTGAGAATGAAGCGAGCATCTCGGCAGTGCTCCAGCGTCCACGTCAGAAAGAGGTGGTCCTTCAGCGTCAGGTTGAAGAAGCTGTCTTCAAAGTCCCACATCAGGATGTCTCCATAGGTCTGGCTCTCGTACGCCACCAGGTTTTGCAAGCGCAGCCCGTGACGGTCCTTGCCGCTGCCGAGCAAGAAGATGGTGCGCACCGCCTGCCCGCCAGTCTCGTCCTCGCGTCCCCAGGTGTCCCGCACAGCCTGGCGGGCGGCAAAATTTCCAGGCAGAGACTTGATGGCCAGGAGCAGGAAAGTGCGGTTTTTGCCACTAGAGCACTTGCGCGGCTGGTTGAGCACGAGTGGAAAGTCCCGGCATTCGTCATAGAAAATAAAGTTCTTGTAGAGCTCTGAGTACGAACCAAAGTCTCGGATCTTGGCCACTTGTTCTGCCACTTCGGGTCCTTGGCACTCAGGCCAAGAGAGGTTGCCCGACTTGTTATCCAGGGCCCGGAAGATGCGGTGTTGTTTTGTGTTCCAGTAGGCTTTGGCCCTGGGAATGGTCTGGCGCAGCTGTTGTAGGGAGGCATTGAAGCGCTGCAGGACCGACGAGGGTGACCCATCTTCCTGGGGCTCGCTAGTGGTCGAAGCTTGCCAAGCAACATCAGGGAGGGCCGGGAACCGCTCGCCCTCCTCAGTGCTCCACTCCAGGTAGGCTTTGAGGGCCACCAAGGTCAGCAAAGCGCTGGTCACCGTCAAGCAGCGAGACATTTTCATCTTCTTGCTGGAAAACAGTGGTGGTAAAATGAGGaccgaaaaggggggggggggaagtggctgaaaagaaaatggcaagtgacatcgtcatcatcatcacctgtctaagctaagcagggtcaagcttggttagtacttggatgggagaccgcctcggaataccaggaactgtaggcttataccatgatctcggaagctaagcagagtcaggcctgggtagtacttggatgggagaccgcctcggaataccaggtgctgtaggcttacaccatagtctttcgagactgaaggttgccaaccaaccacctgTCTAactgccagtggtgtcactagggggatgcggaccacactgggtgacacgcacagggggttGACATCACTACtggacaaaattttaaaaatcttggtatttttgaacaccatcatgttatatatcattcgagcTGTAAGTTCATGccgagtgcaatgaaacaaaccacactgaaatatctctattccagtgtttctcaaactgtgggtcgggacccacttggtgggtccccattcatttcaatattttaattttaacatattagacttgttgctaccatgatatgtgactgcatctggggaaatgttatagacctatacttttaacaagccactatgtatattcttttaacaatgatagtaaaggaaacttactcctgggtaagtgtggctaggattgcagcttagggtagttaaaaattttcctgcttgatgtcatgtcatttctggtcatgacatcacttccggtgggtcccaacagtttCTCATTCTGTTCCGGTGGGTCTCGGTCTCTCtctgtgtgagaaccgctgctctattCTATCTAAAATTATAGCAAAAAATCCAGCAGGGGTAGGGAAATTGTACATCACCTtgttgccctgccctgcccactgcataggaggaggtccatcataagggtgaccccccccccacagcaggtgatgcaccaggtgacaccactcACTGCTGTTCTTCAAAGACACTTTGAGCAGCACACAAGTTTCCTTTACCTCCCATATAAGCCTCACAACCAGCCGTGGGGTAGATGAGGTACAAAGAGCGAGAGCGATTGGCCCAAGGTAACCCCATGAACTTCACCAAAAGATAAGATTAACCAGGCTGGATCACATCAAGGGTTGACTTCAAGGCCAGCCAGTCCTCAAGCATCTTTGGGAGGGGCCAGTACAGACTTGTAAAATGGCCCCACCTCACAGAGACTCACATTACAATCCCGTCGCATGCAAACCATCCCGTGAAAGAAACATTTGCTTTAATTCTGAAATGACCTGTTTTGTATTTTGACACTCTGGCCaaggctcagtggcatagctagagggggtgcaaagcaccatgttttgctacctctaaaatcaggaggctgcacatatccatcatggttgGTAACCGACGatggaacttttcctccagaaatctgtccaatcccctttgaaaggcatctaggcctgatgccatcacaacattctgtggcataaggttccacaggctaattacacactgggtaaagaaactgAAACTGGACTTACTCATCGTATTTCATGGTGTCTTTTGGGACACAATCCCTCTACCATTTCACTTTGTGTGGCATGTTCACACTGGGTCCCTCACACCAGCTTCCACCTAGGAGCTAGAAGCTCTGGGACTCGCAGTTCTTGAGAGATAGCACATCTCAGATAGAAATGCAAATCTCTGGGACCCAAGAAAGGTTGCCATCTCTCCAGGAGCATTCTGgagtcttcaggaatcagcaTCTATCTCTAAGTGAGGACAGAATGCAGTCCTGGAGATTGGTtggcattggttggcaaccttcagtctcgaaagactatggtataagcctacagcaccaggtattccgaagcggtctcccatccaagtactaaccaggcctgaccctgcttagcttccgagatcagacaagatccatcTAGTTAAGTGATCATCTTAACCCACTCAACCCTGGAGATTATACTAGGCTAAATGACATGAcagcctcttggggggggggggggcgcgacgACTTTCCAGGCATTGCTTTGGatggagttggcaaccctatgcCAGATGCACATTGACATCCCAGCAAGGCCAGAGTCCATTCATTTTTGAGAGGTTCGGTTTGCATAAATGGATTCGGTTTGCCTAAATGGAGAGCCTTCTTTTGCATACTGAATCCTAACAACTGTAAAGAAGAAGAAGCCTCAGCTAGAAGCCCCATGCAAATGATGCATTCAGAGTCCCAAGAGACAAAAGACTCCTCCAAACAAACATGTTCTTGGCATCCACGCTTGGGTTTTTAGAGGCCAGGAGCTTTTGTGCACCTCTTGGCAATAAAATCCACTGCAATGTGTTCCTCGAGTCTTTTTTGTATAGTATACATGCCCAGTTTATCTCCCTCTAAGCATATTGTTCAAGCAGGGTGAAACTGGTTTCAGGTGCCCCACACAGATGGGCTGGGGTGTCTGTACCCGGCTACCTTTGTGCCCCCAAACCTCCCTGCTTGCTTCTCCCAGTTTCACCTGTTCTGTGCCCTTATGCATCAGAATCCCCCCCACTGCAAACCTCATGAACCCctctttttctctgcctttttggTGATAGACTGCATAAATAGTCTTAAACCCTTCAACTTTCAGAGGGTTGACCACTGATTTCAGAGCCAAGTCAGCAGTCTCTCCTGGGTTCTGGGGTGCCCCGCAGACCCTATTTCTCTTCCCTGACTGAGTCCTGCTGACCCTTTGGTCTGTGCCAACCACTCACGCAACGTTTAACACACCTTGACCCTGGTTGAAATGCTTCCACCTGCCTCAGAAGCTGCACTCGCTGAGCCCTGAAGAAAACCCCAAAACTCTGAGCAAAAATCATTGCATTTTTGAGCTGAAATGGCAGAACCCCACTCAGATGAGATTCATGAGACCTCAGACCAAGGTCACCCCCCCCTTACTGCTGAACCACAGTGACAGGGTCCCAGGTACCTGTGTTCTAAGCCTGAAACCCACTGGGTTCTTTGAAACCCACTGGGTTCACTTCGAAGCTGAAACCCAGAAATGACTTGGTCTGAAACTCCAGCAGTTCCCCAAGgagagggggcaggtgcccatgGAGGTACCTACGCAAATGAAATGCAGCGCATGTCCTCATTTGCTTACCTTTCAGGGTGGGAACAGTGTCCCAGAGTTGCTGTCTTGTCTTTTCGCCTGCACACGGGTCAGCATTGTCATCAAGCCAGAATTTAACGCTATCCTCTTGGACAGAACTGGAGGGGAGAAAACCAGAGAAAAGCTCCCAAGTTAGGGGTCTGATGCGTACGGTCACACCTCCTAATTCTGTGCCACAAGCCCATGACCGAACCAGTGTGCTACTTGGAATGTAGCAGCAGCACACAGTCCTTGTACGCAATAAAAATTGTGTTTTGAACTCAGGATGCCAGAGTCCATACCACATCCCAGGTGCTCTCTCAGCTGGTTGAGAAAGCCTTCTTTTTACAGAGGAAAATAACTCTGTATGCACTCAGGGCATTTTGCCCTCCAAACCATTTttaagagagattttttttaccTTAGGAGAGGAGGAGAACTCTGTACGTGCTCACAGATCTTCAGCATTAGttaatttttcactttttttatatcctgcccttcctccaaggaaccaaggtgtgcatggttccttccctccctctgtcctcttaacaacccagtgaggttggtgaggctgagcaataatgaccagcccaaggtcacccagcaagcttccTTGCTGAAtaggaatttgaacttggatcttccaactcccaaaccatgatACCATCCTGGCATTAGAGGTTGTGTAAGCTTCTTGACGTCAGCCTACCCAGGTACCAAGTCCAAAGCTACTCATTTCACCATACCAAGGTACTCCCATGTGTAAAAGATGGAGCAAGTAGAAGATTGGCAAGCAGTCCCTAAGGTGTCTGGGGCCTCACAGCATTTGCCTCACAggctgagcaggaggtggggtggccagGTGGATCTCCTAGCGAGAACATGGGAAAGCATCCCTTGGAAGGGATCCACCTCTCACGCGTGGCTTCTACGCTGGGTCTGTACATTCTGCAGAATGAGGTACGAGAAGAGACCATCCTGTACTGTCATTGGGCCAGGCCGtccatgaggctggctgaggctatcactgctgctgcctccgccaCACCTGCCTCCTGCTCCAGGATTCAAAGAGGGAGAagggaagtgtagaggagaggagatgagcctggtgggctagagtgtctcctcctccacacttcctcccacttcttccttttcaaattcaagggccaagaggagcaatggaggtgtCCTGCTGGATACGGGGAAGCAGCATTTGGTGCAAATTTTGACTGAAAAGTGTCCAGGATTTCCACCTGAAGAGGTTGCCACCTCTAGGCCACAGCAAAAGCAGAAGATCGACCACAAACCCTGGGAGATTTGCAGGAGACTTGCAAAGGATTTCTGACTTCCAGTTATTTAACCACAGCAACAAAAAGGActttttccttctgccttctAAAACAGATTTCTAAATAAAGGCAGCTTGGGAGGTGGTACTGGCACACACATTTGTGGTCTGCATGTGCCCACATCTCCCCAATCTTAATTGTTCTCTTCTCCCTCTGCATCACTCTGTACTCCGGTCTTCCGAGCCGAGTTTTAAATAGAAATCCTCAGCAGTGTTCCTGTtccgtttctccccccccccccccgagtttccAAGCAGGCCCATCTGAGAAAGGACATGATAAGGCACATACCCGGAGCGTCTTGCGGGAATTCCAAGCTGGCAGACACTGGCAGGGAAGCACAGTCCGGGCTGCCAAGAGCTCACACAGGTCAGAGCCCAAACCCAGTGCACTGCCTTCATTAATGCTGGAACCGACCCAGTTCCGAATCTCCAACACCATCAGAGACAGCGAGGCTTTCATGCCATGACGCCGGGAGGGGCGCGGATTCTGCATTTAGTGCTCACACAACCCCactgccaaatgcaagggaagaCTGGCAACTCATGCTTTATGGAAACTGTTGCAGCCAGTGGAAACAGCACACTGGAGGGGGGATGCTTAACGGAAATGTCACCCTTTGCATCCTCCTGGACTTGCGGGAGATCAGAATAAACCGTGTCTGCCTTTGGGACTCCGATCTCTTGCAAGTCGCCTCCGGGAGGATGCAAAGGGTGACATTTCACAACTCTCTTGTGGGTTTATTTCCCCCATA
This sequence is a window from Tiliqua scincoides isolate rTilSci1 chromosome 10, rTilSci1.hap2, whole genome shotgun sequence. Protein-coding genes within it:
- the B3GNT8 gene encoding UDP-GlcNAc:betaGal beta-1,3-N-acetylglucosaminyltransferase 8 produces the protein MKASLSLMVLEIRNWVGSSINEGSALGLGSDLCELLAARTVLPCQCLPAWNSRKTLRPVCRRKDKTATLGHCSHPESKKMKMSRCLTVTSALLTLVALKAYLEWSTEEGERFPALPDVAWQASTTSEPQEDGSPSSVLQRFNASLQQLRQTIPRAKAYWNTKQHRIFRALDNKSGNLSWPECQGPEVAEQVAKIRDFGSYSELYKNFIFYDECRDFPLVLNQPRKCSSGKNRTFLLLAIKSLPGNFAARQAVRDTWGREDETGGQAVRTIFLLGSGKDRHGLRLQNLVAYESQTYGDILMWDFEDSFFNLTLKDHLFLTWTLEHCRDARFILKGDDDVFINTPKVLEYLGSLDAHKLLYTGQVMSTASPFRARKSKYYVPESYYVGPYPAYAGGGGYIFSGQLARWLHLISRYVAFYPIDDVYTGLCFQALGIRPEAHPGFQTFDIAEKDRDDPCVHSKLLLVHRRSPQQTLQLWNRIKDPNLQC